In Aquiflexum balticum DSM 16537, a single genomic region encodes these proteins:
- a CDS encoding S-adenosylmethionine:tRNA ribosyltransferase-isomerase gives MESVKNIQEIKLSDYEYTLPEERIAKFPLEKRDESKLIQYNKGEISHHQFFDLPELIQTGSMLVFNNTKVIPARLIFQRETGAKIEIFLLKPIEPTTIISEIMLNTGSVIWETMIGNLKKWKDHEILQGQVLINGEAIIISASIVDKEKKTVKFDWNGENIPFVSIVEAAGEVPLPPYLNRKATDEDRPRYQTVYSKKEGAVAAPTAGLHFTEEILEKLQKKEVKEEFVTLHVSAGTFQPIKDESVSEHPMHSEQVIIDLKTISNLVKHQDKIIAVGTTSMRTLESIYWYGTKLLLEKEEKFIIPKLYPYADYDQLPSRSESFQAVLHYMEEKNIHEITGSTEIFIMPGYQFRVCDGLITNFHQPSSTLVLLVAAFTKGDWRSIYEEAMQNDYRFLSYGDSSLIWNG, from the coding sequence ATGGAATCAGTCAAAAACATTCAAGAAATCAAATTATCGGATTACGAATATACCCTACCTGAGGAAAGAATAGCAAAATTCCCTTTGGAAAAAAGAGATGAGTCCAAATTAATACAATACAATAAAGGAGAAATTTCCCATCATCAGTTTTTTGATCTGCCGGAATTGATCCAAACCGGAAGCATGTTGGTGTTCAACAATACAAAGGTTATCCCGGCAAGATTGATTTTCCAAAGGGAAACTGGTGCCAAAATCGAAATTTTTCTGCTCAAACCCATTGAACCTACTACCATTATCAGCGAAATAATGCTGAATACCGGATCGGTAATCTGGGAAACCATGATAGGCAATCTAAAAAAATGGAAAGATCATGAAATTCTACAGGGGCAGGTTCTAATAAATGGCGAAGCAATTATCATTAGCGCAAGTATTGTCGACAAAGAAAAGAAAACTGTCAAATTTGATTGGAACGGTGAAAACATTCCATTCGTATCCATAGTCGAGGCGGCCGGTGAAGTCCCCCTTCCGCCCTATTTAAATAGAAAGGCAACAGATGAGGACCGACCAAGATATCAGACTGTGTACTCTAAAAAGGAAGGGGCAGTAGCAGCCCCTACGGCAGGACTGCATTTTACGGAGGAAATACTTGAAAAACTTCAGAAAAAGGAAGTAAAGGAGGAGTTTGTTACACTGCATGTCAGCGCCGGAACATTTCAGCCTATCAAAGATGAATCCGTTTCTGAACACCCGATGCACAGTGAACAGGTCATTATTGATTTAAAAACTATAAGCAACCTTGTAAAACATCAGGATAAGATAATTGCCGTGGGAACTACATCTATGAGAACTCTTGAGAGTATTTATTGGTATGGAACCAAATTGCTTTTGGAAAAGGAAGAAAAATTTATCATTCCCAAATTGTATCCTTACGCCGATTATGATCAATTACCCTCAAGATCTGAAAGTTTTCAGGCTGTATTGCATTATATGGAAGAAAAAAATATCCATGAAATCACCGGCTCAACCGAGATATTCATTATGCCCGGTTATCAATTTAGGGTCTGTGATGGGCTTATTACCAACTTTCACCAACCTTCCTCAACATTGGTATTATTGGTAGCAGCTTTTACCAAAGGAGATTGGAGAAGTATTTACGAGGAAGCTATGCAGAATGATTACAGATTTTTGAGCTATGGCGATTCAAGTCTGATTTGGAATGGGTGA
- a CDS encoding o-succinylbenzoate synthase: MTEVLKNIQFTCFPYHLHFRFDAGTSRGVLKDKMIYLIKASIEGNPDISGWGEAAPLPNLSIDDIPDIASQISVYCRNFSGLSLPSNESAMLQWVSENIPDQLPSVKFAFETALLDLLNGGNKKIFDTAFFSGLKSIPINGLIWMGGKEFMLEQIDQKLEEGYECLKLKIGAIDFYQECELLSYIRQKYDASQITLRVDANGAFTPEESLNKLKVLSRFDLHSIEQPIKQGQLNEMAVLCRQTPFPIALDEELIGIHGIESKKKLLEFIRPQFIILKPTLIGGIVSSREWINLAETMGIGWWITSALESNIGLNAIAQFTSTYSVTMPQGLGTGQLYKNNFESPLTITNGHLEYKVEKSAWKTEL, from the coding sequence ATGACAGAAGTTTTAAAGAATATACAGTTTACTTGTTTTCCTTATCATCTCCATTTCAGATTTGATGCGGGAACCTCAAGAGGGGTTTTAAAAGATAAAATGATTTATCTGATAAAGGCTTCTATTGAAGGTAATCCTGATATTTCGGGTTGGGGAGAAGCGGCACCATTGCCAAATCTCAGTATAGATGATATCCCCGATATTGCATCCCAAATCTCTGTTTATTGCAGAAATTTTTCAGGATTGTCACTTCCGTCCAATGAATCGGCTATGCTGCAGTGGGTATCAGAAAATATTCCCGATCAGCTTCCCAGTGTTAAATTTGCGTTTGAAACAGCTTTATTGGATTTGTTGAACGGAGGAAATAAAAAGATTTTCGACACCGCTTTTTTTTCAGGCCTCAAAAGTATTCCCATAAATGGATTGATTTGGATGGGGGGCAAGGAGTTTATGCTGGAGCAAATAGACCAAAAACTGGAAGAAGGCTATGAATGTCTCAAATTGAAGATAGGAGCGATTGATTTTTACCAGGAATGTGAATTGCTTTCTTATATCCGTCAAAAGTATGACGCTTCCCAAATAACGCTCAGGGTTGATGCCAATGGTGCCTTTACGCCTGAGGAGTCTTTGAATAAGTTGAAGGTTCTCTCTAGGTTTGATCTGCACAGTATTGAGCAACCCATCAAACAGGGGCAATTGAACGAGATGGCAGTCTTGTGCCGGCAAACTCCTTTCCCTATCGCATTGGACGAAGAATTGATAGGTATCCATGGCATAGAAAGTAAAAAGAAACTACTGGAATTTATAAGACCACAATTTATCATTTTGAAACCCACCTTAATTGGTGGAATTGTCAGCAGTAGGGAATGGATAAATCTTGCAGAAACTATGGGTATTGGATGGTGGATTACCTCTGCCCTGGAAAGCAATATCGGTTTGAACGCCATTGCGCAATTCACTTCGACCTATTCAGTAACAATGCCTCAGGGATTGGGGACGGGACAACTGTATAAAAATAATTTTGAATCACCCCTGACAATTACAAATGGGCATTTGGAATATAAGGTGGAAAAATCGGCTTGGAAAACCGAATTGTAG
- a CDS encoding cold-shock protein yields MNTGKVKFFNESKGFGFIIDNESSKEYFVHITGLIDEIREDDEVTFDLKEGRKGLNAVNVKVV; encoded by the coding sequence ATGAACACAGGAAAAGTTAAATTTTTTAATGAGTCCAAAGGATTCGGTTTTATTATTGACAATGAATCTTCAAAAGAGTATTTCGTTCACATCACAGGTTTGATCGACGAAATCAGAGAAGATGACGAAGTTACTTTCGACCTCAAAGAAGGAAGAAAAGGCCTGAACGCTGTGAATGTAAAAGTAGTATAA
- a CDS encoding lactonase family protein, producing the protein MKKIRLSLILLMALLMTNSCDETPSEVKMERKYEFLLGAYTDSEKEGIGFLNFNPDENIIAAKVIAPDVKNPSFVISNRAQTLVFSVEESGGANGGKVKSFKFDRQNNSLELLDTKDSFGGSPCYLALDPKEEFLVVANYSGGNFSAYKINNGMLEHVQTVNHEGQSVVSGRQDKPHVHSVVFHPDGEQLLVGDLGADKIFIYDFNPTYGVPFNPASQPYIEVNPGSGPRHLAVHPDGKTVYLIHEMSAELGVYSYDDGKMAKKQALPLTGEGFIGNVGAAEVRISPDGKFVYASNRGDANDISVFAIESDGTVTFVERVATGGETPRNFTITKDGEYLVAANQGSGNIVVFERDQKTGKLSKTTLEVSFNKPVYFFGLN; encoded by the coding sequence ATGAAAAAAATCAGACTATCGCTAATTCTATTAATGGCCTTGCTTATGACCAATTCATGTGATGAGACTCCATCAGAAGTAAAAATGGAAAGAAAATATGAATTTCTGCTGGGTGCATACACAGATTCTGAAAAGGAAGGAATCGGGTTTTTGAATTTCAATCCGGATGAAAATATTATAGCAGCCAAAGTCATAGCTCCGGATGTTAAAAACCCCTCTTTTGTGATCAGCAACAGGGCGCAAACTTTGGTTTTTTCAGTGGAAGAATCCGGCGGAGCTAATGGTGGTAAAGTGAAATCGTTCAAATTTGACAGGCAAAACAATAGTTTGGAGTTGCTTGATACCAAAGATTCTTTCGGGGGTTCTCCATGTTATTTGGCACTTGATCCAAAAGAAGAATTTTTGGTGGTGGCCAATTATTCAGGAGGAAATTTTTCAGCTTATAAGATTAACAATGGCATGCTGGAACATGTACAGACCGTCAATCATGAAGGTCAGAGCGTTGTCTCCGGCAGGCAGGACAAGCCACATGTGCATAGTGTCGTATTTCATCCCGATGGCGAGCAGCTGCTCGTAGGTGATCTTGGTGCGGACAAAATCTTTATTTATGATTTTAACCCTACTTATGGGGTACCTTTCAACCCAGCTTCTCAGCCATATATTGAAGTAAATCCAGGTTCAGGTCCCAGACATTTGGCTGTACATCCTGACGGAAAGACGGTTTATTTGATTCATGAAATGAGTGCAGAATTGGGTGTATATTCCTATGATGATGGTAAAATGGCTAAAAAACAGGCCTTACCGCTGACCGGGGAAGGGTTTATCGGCAATGTTGGTGCAGCTGAAGTACGGATTTCCCCGGACGGAAAATTTGTGTATGCTTCCAATCGGGGAGATGCCAATGACATTAGTGTTTTTGCCATCGAAAGTGATGGAACTGTAACCTTTGTGGAAAGAGTGGCCACAGGTGGAGAAACACCCCGTAATTTTACAATCACCAAAGACGGTGAATACCTTGTAGCAGCAAACCAGGGATCAGGAAATATTGTAGTATTCGAAAGGGATCAAAAAACAGGGAAACTTTCAAAAACCACCTTGGAGGTATCCTTCAATAAACCTGTTTACTTTTTTGGGCTAAATTGA
- the mnhG gene encoding monovalent cation/H(+) antiporter subunit G, translating into MRDILIMISSTIGVLFIFSTSLAMLRKPDVYLRISVTSKASTLGVGLILLATAIFFNEYSVTTRVIAVILFVFLTVPIGSHMLARAAYFTKTPIWGGTKIDDLAGQYDPETHKLHSEKRNTSVRPEKTDKPS; encoded by the coding sequence ATGAGAGATATTTTAATTATGATTTCATCCACCATCGGAGTGTTGTTTATCTTCTCTACTTCTTTGGCCATGCTTAGAAAGCCTGATGTCTATCTAAGGATATCGGTAACTTCAAAAGCTTCAACTTTAGGGGTTGGCCTGATTCTATTGGCAACAGCCATTTTTTTCAATGAATATTCTGTGACCACAAGGGTAATTGCTGTAATCTTATTTGTATTTTTGACTGTACCCATAGGATCACATATGCTCGCAAGAGCTGCTTATTTCACGAAAACACCCATTTGGGGCGGAACAAAAATTGATGATCTGGCTGGTCAATATGATCCTGAAACACATAAACTTCACAGCGAAAAACGCAATACATCGGTCAGACCTGAAAAAACAGATAAACCTTCATAA
- a CDS encoding cation:proton antiporter has product MSLQEYFHFIIIPLLGISVILVFIRFVKGPSLADRVIALDMLILISICIIAVYSITFNQSTFLDIAMLFALIAFLSTTAYAFYLEKRERK; this is encoded by the coding sequence ATGAGTTTACAGGAATATTTCCACTTTATAATCATTCCTCTATTGGGGATATCGGTGATTTTGGTCTTTATCCGATTTGTAAAAGGTCCTAGTTTGGCAGACCGGGTAATTGCCTTGGATATGCTCATTTTGATTTCAATATGTATCATTGCTGTCTACAGCATCACCTTTAATCAAAGTACATTCTTGGATATAGCCATGTTATTTGCTTTGATTGCCTTTTTGAGTACCACAGCTTATGCCTTTTACCTGGAAAAAAGAGAAAGAAAATGA
- a CDS encoding Na+/H+ antiporter subunit E, whose translation MTKSMFLNNLILAIIWVMATGTLAEENFIFGFLISFGILYVITINKQDRKYFTILPKLVSFFLFMFWEIIKTNLVTVKESLYAKSKLKPAVVKVPLTVESDLEITILAIMVSVTPGTLVMDISDDKKVMYVHVMHVSNKQDFIDEVKNKFEKRLLEILK comes from the coding sequence ATGACCAAATCAATGTTTTTGAATAACCTCATTTTGGCAATAATTTGGGTAATGGCCACCGGAACCCTGGCGGAGGAGAATTTCATCTTCGGATTTCTGATCAGTTTTGGCATCCTGTATGTTATCACCATCAATAAACAGGACAGAAAGTATTTCACTATTCTTCCCAAATTGGTTTCATTTTTTTTGTTTATGTTTTGGGAAATCATCAAAACAAATCTGGTTACTGTGAAAGAATCTCTCTATGCCAAGTCAAAATTAAAGCCAGCCGTGGTAAAGGTTCCCCTAACGGTAGAATCAGACTTGGAAATCACCATTTTGGCCATTATGGTTTCGGTCACCCCTGGAACCTTGGTGATGGATATTTCTGATGATAAAAAGGTAATGTATGTTCATGTGATGCATGTAAGTAACAAACAAGACTTTATTGACGAAGTGAAAAATAAGTTTGAGAAACGTTTATTGGAGATTTTAAAATGA
- a CDS encoding proton-conducting transporter transmembrane domain-containing protein, translated as MNNILVIAPILFQLFAGTVLLFFWTKIHLQKVLSILFSVISLGLGIWLFMLTWTEGIQFTYAGNWDAPFGISFVSDLLSATLVLIASISGLAVSMFSVGTMREERLKFGFFPIIHFLIMGLCGAFLAGDMFNLYVWFEVVIIASFVLLTLGSTKSQLEGAIKYVSLNLLASSLFLIGIGFVYGLTGSLNFADVAVKLSAISNRGLINVTAGIFLVAFGIKSAIFPMYFWLPASYHTPPPAVSAIFGGLLTKLGVYALLRTFTLMFGGDEFLGIILTIIAALTILSGGLGALLQKNLSKAFGYLIICHIGFMIAGLGMFTEVAILGTVFYLFHDIIVKTNLFMMAGLVLKINGTQDITKLGGMYKSYPLLSILLSIPLFSLVGIPPLSGFWPKIFLIQGGLASEDYFLIAFIVLGSFLTLWVVAKIWAEVFWKNAVNLPVKASGLYFNQLSKTNQILVIIPIIFLSIVSLYIGFAAENIYVLSEKIAADLMNPQKYIETILGIKTVLP; from the coding sequence ATGAATAATATTCTGGTAATCGCTCCGATTCTTTTTCAATTATTTGCTGGAACGGTTTTATTGTTTTTCTGGACCAAAATCCATTTGCAGAAAGTGCTGAGCATATTGTTTTCCGTTATCAGTCTTGGCTTGGGCATTTGGTTGTTTATGCTGACTTGGACAGAAGGCATCCAATTTACCTATGCAGGCAATTGGGATGCGCCTTTTGGAATCAGTTTTGTATCCGACTTGTTGAGTGCGACATTGGTTTTGATAGCTTCAATATCCGGGCTGGCAGTATCAATGTTTTCTGTCGGCACTATGAGAGAAGAAAGGCTAAAGTTCGGGTTCTTCCCGATCATACATTTTCTTATCATGGGTCTTTGCGGGGCTTTTTTGGCTGGAGATATGTTCAATTTGTACGTATGGTTTGAAGTTGTCATCATTGCCTCTTTCGTATTGCTGACCCTGGGGAGTACCAAATCCCAATTGGAAGGGGCCATCAAATATGTATCCTTAAATCTGCTTGCCTCTTCACTCTTTTTGATAGGAATTGGTTTTGTTTATGGACTTACAGGTTCACTTAATTTTGCAGATGTTGCTGTTAAACTTAGTGCAATCAGTAACCGTGGTCTTATCAATGTCACTGCGGGCATTTTTTTGGTAGCCTTTGGTATTAAATCTGCAATATTTCCAATGTATTTTTGGTTACCTGCCTCCTACCATACGCCACCTCCTGCTGTTTCGGCCATTTTCGGGGGACTATTGACAAAACTGGGAGTTTATGCGCTTTTAAGGACGTTTACCCTAATGTTTGGGGGTGATGAGTTCCTGGGAATAATCCTTACTATTATTGCTGCGCTCACGATTTTATCAGGCGGCTTAGGAGCCTTGTTACAGAAAAATCTGAGCAAAGCCTTTGGTTACCTGATCATTTGTCATATTGGTTTTATGATTGCAGGTCTGGGTATGTTCACTGAAGTCGCCATCTTAGGGACGGTTTTTTATCTATTCCATGACATCATTGTCAAAACAAATCTGTTTATGATGGCCGGGTTGGTATTGAAAATAAACGGCACCCAGGATATTACCAAATTGGGTGGAATGTATAAAAGTTACCCGCTACTTTCCATCTTATTATCCATCCCTTTGTTTTCATTGGTGGGCATTCCGCCCCTCTCCGGATTCTGGCCCAAAATATTCCTGATACAGGGCGGGCTTGCGTCAGAAGATTACTTTCTGATAGCCTTTATTGTTTTGGGAAGTTTTCTTACCTTATGGGTAGTAGCCAAAATATGGGCGGAGGTGTTTTGGAAAAATGCAGTAAACCTTCCTGTAAAAGCATCAGGACTATATTTCAACCAATTGTCAAAAACGAATCAAATTTTGGTAATCATTCCGATCATATTCCTTTCAATCGTATCTCTGTATATTGGTTTTGCAGCTGAAAATATTTATGTGCTTTCGGAGAAAATTGCGGCTGACCTGATGAATCCGCAAAAGTATATTGAAACTATTCTGGGAATCAAAACCGTACTGCCATGA
- a CDS encoding Na+/H+ antiporter subunit C: MEILLIIIIGLLHAGGLYMLLRRSMFKIIIGLILLGNGANLLIFLLGRLVKGHPPVIEDGMKMFADLYADPLPQAVILTAIVIGFGLQSFAIILIKSVYKVLETDDLDELNSTDEEI, encoded by the coding sequence ATGGAGATATTATTGATCATTATCATAGGTTTATTGCATGCAGGAGGTTTATACATGCTTTTGAGAAGAAGTATGTTTAAAATCATCATCGGATTGATACTATTGGGCAATGGTGCCAACCTTTTGATTTTTCTTTTGGGAAGGCTGGTAAAGGGGCATCCTCCGGTGATTGAAGATGGCATGAAGATGTTCGCTGATCTGTATGCAGACCCTTTGCCTCAGGCAGTTATCCTTACTGCTATTGTGATCGGTTTTGGTCTACAGTCCTTTGCCATCATTCTTATAAAAAGTGTGTATAAAGTGCTCGAAACAGATGATCTCGATGAGCTCAACTCAACCGATGAAGAGATATGA
- a CDS encoding Na+/H+ antiporter subunit B, whose translation MKSLLFRTASDYLLPLLLLFSLFMLLRGHYEPGGGFVGGLMASIAFLIHSFAHGLKETRNIIRINPMTLMPIGLMLTFLAGIAPWFINEPFLTGLWYPEPMRFIGMLGSALVFDIGVYLVVIGATLTIMFSITETV comes from the coding sequence ATGAAATCACTCCTATTCAGAACTGCATCCGATTATCTTTTACCCCTGCTTTTACTGTTTTCCCTTTTCATGTTGCTCAGAGGGCACTATGAACCTGGAGGTGGGTTCGTCGGAGGTCTGATGGCCTCAATTGCTTTTCTAATCCATTCCTTTGCCCATGGGCTCAAAGAGACACGCAATATTATCAGAATCAATCCCATGACTCTGATGCCCATAGGACTGATGCTGACTTTCCTGGCTGGCATTGCACCTTGGTTTATCAATGAGCCATTTCTCACGGGACTTTGGTACCCTGAGCCAATGAGATTTATAGGTATGCTCGGAAGTGCATTGGTATTTGATATCGGTGTCTACCTGGTAGTTATCGGGGCTACATTAACCATCATGTTTTCCATCACCGAAACAGTTTGA
- a CDS encoding putative monovalent cation/H+ antiporter subunit A, with protein MILAVLSGFIFAALVPFFSKYFKKAIPFVFSALPILLFIFFISFINQINLGSHLMFSYSWVPSVGINFDFRLDGLSMLFALMITGIGSLVFLYTANYLKDHEYLDRFYGYLAMFMASMLGVVLSDNLMTMFIFWELTSISSFFLIGFKNEDSASRKSALTALGITGLGGLVLLAGIVILASVGNTYSFTELLSSSEVIKSSNSYHWIIGLVFVGAFTKSAQFPFHFWLPGAMKAPTPVSTYLHSATMVKAGIYLLARFTPLLGDTYWWNVTLVTVGAISMIYAAVHSIFRVDLKSILAYSTISALGILVFLIGIGTDKALLGAALFILAHALYKAALFLITGIIDHETGSRDISKLRGLQKVMMPVAIAGFIAALSSAGVPLLIGFISKEVMYEASLQLGQWAIILTILIVLTKILLFVAGFWAGIKPFTGTLPKEFQKVHLPSTLLWVPPLLLGVLSLTFGIFPGLMEKSLIQSVFSSISGSETVIELKLWHGINTALMLSILTLAVGFAIYWFLQPSEKNFQKTIRFERISPEMLTQDFGNIFSWFAGFWTKFFQNGYLRNYVITILAFLTFLMGYRIFNGVKIHIDWDQISEVTPSEIIVVVLMIISIFIAIISTSRTTSIVALGVVGFANCLFFLFYSAPDLAMTQFSIDTLTVLLFMLILFKLPKNKTYSSKPIRIRDSILSLIFGSLIAILVLEVFEYPSSTEISKFYADNAYVLAKGRNVVNIILVDYRASDTIVETVVLVIAAIGVFSLMKLDLNPVKKN; from the coding sequence ATGATATTGGCAGTGCTTTCCGGTTTTATATTCGCCGCTCTAGTGCCCTTTTTCAGTAAATATTTCAAAAAAGCCATCCCCTTTGTTTTTTCAGCTTTACCTATCCTTCTTTTCATATTTTTCATCAGTTTCATCAATCAGATAAATCTTGGTTCCCATTTAATGTTCAGTTATTCCTGGGTCCCAAGTGTAGGAATCAACTTTGATTTTAGATTGGATGGACTGTCCATGTTGTTTGCCTTGATGATTACCGGCATTGGTTCACTGGTATTTCTGTATACAGCCAACTACCTGAAAGACCATGAATATCTGGATAGATTTTATGGCTATCTGGCCATGTTTATGGCTTCCATGCTGGGGGTTGTACTCTCGGACAATCTGATGACCATGTTTATCTTTTGGGAATTGACCAGTATCAGTTCCTTCTTTTTGATAGGTTTTAAAAATGAAGATTCCGCATCAAGGAAAAGTGCCCTCACAGCTTTAGGAATAACCGGATTGGGGGGCTTGGTCCTTTTGGCCGGAATAGTTATCCTTGCTTCGGTTGGCAATACCTACTCATTCACTGAATTATTGAGTTCTTCAGAAGTCATCAAATCGAGTAACAGTTACCATTGGATCATAGGACTGGTATTTGTGGGTGCATTTACCAAATCCGCCCAGTTCCCATTCCACTTTTGGTTACCGGGAGCAATGAAAGCCCCTACTCCTGTCAGTACGTATTTACATTCCGCCACCATGGTCAAAGCGGGAATCTACCTTTTGGCAAGATTCACGCCATTATTGGGGGATACGTATTGGTGGAATGTTACTTTGGTCACTGTGGGAGCCATTTCGATGATTTATGCAGCTGTTCATTCCATTTTCAGGGTAGACCTCAAAAGTATCCTGGCCTATTCCACCATATCTGCCTTGGGAATTCTTGTTTTTCTCATTGGTATTGGTACTGATAAAGCACTTTTGGGAGCAGCATTGTTTATTTTGGCCCATGCTTTATATAAGGCAGCACTATTCCTGATTACCGGTATCATTGACCATGAAACAGGTAGCCGGGACATCAGCAAACTGAGAGGCCTGCAAAAGGTAATGATGCCTGTGGCTATTGCAGGTTTTATTGCCGCTTTGTCAAGTGCGGGCGTTCCATTATTGATAGGATTTATCAGCAAGGAAGTCATGTACGAAGCATCCCTACAATTGGGGCAATGGGCGATCATTCTTACGATTCTGATTGTCCTTACAAAGATTCTGCTTTTTGTAGCAGGATTTTGGGCAGGAATAAAGCCCTTTACAGGTACCCTTCCCAAAGAATTCCAGAAAGTTCACCTGCCTTCTACCCTACTTTGGGTTCCTCCATTGCTGTTGGGCGTATTGAGTCTCACATTTGGAATATTTCCCGGATTGATGGAGAAATCTTTGATCCAGTCTGTTTTCAGCAGTATTTCCGGATCTGAGACCGTCATTGAACTGAAACTTTGGCATGGGATCAATACAGCTTTGATGCTCAGTATTTTGACTTTGGCCGTAGGATTTGCGATCTATTGGTTTTTGCAGCCTTCGGAAAAAAATTTCCAGAAAACCATCCGATTTGAAAGAATTTCACCTGAAATGCTTACTCAGGATTTTGGCAATATTTTCAGTTGGTTTGCAGGTTTTTGGACAAAATTTTTCCAAAATGGATACCTGAGAAACTATGTCATTACTATCCTGGCATTTTTAACTTTTTTAATGGGATACAGGATATTCAATGGTGTCAAAATCCATATTGATTGGGATCAGATTTCTGAGGTAACACCCTCTGAAATTATTGTGGTGGTATTGATGATCATTTCCATATTCATTGCAATCATATCCACCTCGCGCACTACTTCAATCGTAGCATTGGGTGTAGTAGGTTTTGCAAACTGTCTTTTTTTCCTCTTCTATTCCGCTCCGGATCTTGCGATGACACAATTCTCCATAGATACGCTGACCGTACTATTGTTTATGTTAATTCTCTTTAAGCTTCCAAAAAACAAGACCTATTCCTCAAAACCCATAAGAATCAGAGACAGTATATTGTCCTTGATCTTTGGGTCTTTGATAGCAATTCTGGTTTTGGAGGTATTCGAATACCCTTCAAGTACAGAGATCTCAAAATTCTATGCAGACAATGCATATGTCTTGGCTAAAGGAAGAAATGTAGTCAATATCATATTGGTGGATTACAGAGCATCCGATACCATAGTTGAAACCGTAGTATTGGTCATTGCGGCCATCGGTGTGTTCAGTTTGATGAAACTAGACCTAAACCCAGTAAAAAAGAATTGA